One window from the genome of Lutra lutra chromosome X, mLutLut1.2, whole genome shotgun sequence encodes:
- the FATE1 gene encoding fetal and adult testis-expressed transcript protein, with amino-acid sequence MAGGPPSIKEEMETSMAEELVPESYMQSQEHLVIAEMMARGSQSLGTSQRRQKLDPKAAGSGARQPAWNMTATRPKKAGPQLPLPRMLREQGHGNAHPQEYPGGFQNMRFHYERDPEADMVAEIGLEELNGLEMEVMRRQLHVITGRLRALEDQGATWRHRDALFFTMLVSACIANLWLWMRQ; translated from the exons ATGGCAGGAGGCCCCCCTAGCATCAAGGAGGAGATGGAAACATCCATGGCTGAAGAACTGGTTCCTGAAAGCTATATGCAAAGCCAAGAGCACCTGGTGATAGCAG AAATGATGGCACGTGGATCCCAGTCCCTGGGTACCTCTCAGCGGCGACAAAAGTTGGATCCAAAGGCTGCTGGCTCTGGTGCACGTCAACCGGCTTGGAATATGACTGCCACCCGGCCCAAGAAAGCG GGGCCCCAGCTGCCATTGCCCAGAATGTTGAGAGAACAAGGCCATGGCAATGCTCACCCTCAGGAATATCCTGGTGGCTTCCAGAACATGAGGTTCCATTATGAGCG TGACCCAGAGGCAGATATGGTGGCAGAGATTGGCTTGGAAGAGCTAAATGGATTGGAGATGGAAGTCATGAGAAGACAG CTGCATGTGATCACCGGCCGGCTGCGTGCCCTGGAGGACCAGGGCGCTACCTGGCGCCACAGGGATGCTCTGTTCTTCACTATGCTGGTGTCGGCCTGCATTGCCAACCTGTGGCTGTGGATGCGCCAGTGA